Proteins encoded together in one Chitinophaga sp. LS1 window:
- a CDS encoding cupin domain-containing protein, with translation MTFKYALEKQPPRTSPGGITRGASVKEFPASVNLAGVSMHLHPGAMRELHWHANAAEWAYVIKGNVRTTTIDPSGQTYIDLFGPGDVWYFPRGYGHVLQCISQEPCHFILIFDNGDFSEDHTFSITDFVSSVPPEIAAQNLGLTLEEVATLPQKEVYFAPGKLPDVGSGLAVAREHVSLTSPHRYPLGAQMPKLVPGAGTQRVVTQQEFPISRTITGSVFEIEPGGLRELHWHPNADEWQYFIQGSAEMGVFLAEGQFVKDQFEAGDIGYVPMGAGHYIKNTGEEKLIVLLGFNSGNYEAIDLSMWLSGNPKDILEANFATSKSIIEKFPNKEEFIIKK, from the coding sequence ATGACATTCAAATACGCTTTAGAAAAGCAGCCCCCCAGAACATCCCCTGGTGGCATCACCCGTGGCGCCTCTGTAAAGGAATTCCCAGCCTCTGTAAATTTAGCAGGTGTGAGCATGCATTTACACCCCGGCGCTATGCGGGAATTACACTGGCATGCCAATGCCGCAGAGTGGGCATATGTGATTAAAGGAAATGTACGAACTACGACAATTGATCCCAGCGGTCAAACATACATCGATCTGTTCGGACCCGGTGATGTATGGTATTTTCCACGAGGTTATGGGCATGTATTGCAGTGTATTAGTCAGGAGCCATGTCACTTTATTTTAATCTTTGATAATGGAGACTTTTCTGAAGATCATACTTTCAGTATCACAGATTTTGTATCCAGCGTACCTCCTGAAATTGCCGCACAGAATCTTGGATTGACGCTGGAAGAAGTAGCTACCCTACCTCAGAAAGAAGTATACTTCGCACCAGGGAAGTTGCCGGATGTGGGCTCTGGACTGGCCGTAGCAAGAGAGCATGTAAGTCTGACCTCTCCACATCGATATCCTTTAGGTGCACAGATGCCTAAATTAGTGCCAGGAGCAGGTACACAGCGAGTCGTGACACAGCAGGAATTTCCGATTTCCAGAACGATTACAGGATCTGTTTTTGAAATAGAACCAGGTGGATTAAGAGAGTTACACTGGCACCCGAATGCTGATGAGTGGCAGTATTTTATTCAGGGAAGTGCGGAGATGGGCGTGTTTCTTGCAGAAGGACAGTTTGTAAAAGATCAGTTTGAGGCAGGAGATATAGGATATGTACCAATGGGCGCAGGGCATTATATTAAGAATACAGGGGAGGAAAAATTGATCGTACTATTAGGTTTTAATAGTGGGAATTATGAAGCCATAGATTTGAGTATGTGGTTGAGCGGAAATCCAAAAGATATATTGGAAGCCAACTTTGCCACATCAAAAAGTATTATTGAGAAGTTTCCGAATAAGGAGGAATTTATTATTAAGAAATAA
- a CDS encoding HlyD family secretion protein — protein sequence MPTITQPTPPPQLNGHVPKKEVVIRSEAMQEIIDRKLDFMDKWAVIIFLTGLCLLFASTWFIHSPNTVEASAYLTASDAPKEIFSRQEGRLIRLWGHNDDIVAAGQVIGWIESTADHASVADLSIRLDSSLRLLADGRTNKVSKLFEKHYNHLGELQTAYQTFITALQVYNDYLVNGFYNHKKQLLKNDISSLQQINTSLLNQEKMTNEDIQLAEESFNMNNSLLNEKVLSREDLRQAKSKLVNKRLLLPQLKTTMLANEIQQREKQNEIDMLEHDLTQQNIIFQQSLQTFRSTIEDWEMKYVIKSPIDGVLSFVVPLQDKQFLQAGKLLGYVNPTGTQYYAQLNLPQNNFGEIDTGLQVQLRFYAYPYQEFGFVPGTLNYVSKVATDSGFIATIRLNNGLETNHHIRMQYKTGLKAKAVVITRNMRLPQRLYFSIAKAIRP from the coding sequence ATGCCTACAATAACGCAACCAACACCTCCGCCACAATTAAATGGACACGTACCTAAAAAGGAGGTAGTGATCCGTTCAGAGGCTATGCAGGAGATCATAGACAGGAAGCTGGACTTCATGGACAAATGGGCTGTCATCATATTTTTAACGGGTCTATGCCTGTTATTTGCATCTACCTGGTTTATTCATTCACCTAACACGGTAGAGGCGAGTGCCTACCTGACAGCCAGTGATGCCCCCAAGGAGATCTTTTCCCGACAGGAAGGCCGGCTCATTCGCTTATGGGGACATAACGACGATATCGTTGCCGCCGGCCAGGTCATCGGTTGGATTGAAAGCACGGCTGATCATGCATCGGTAGCTGATCTCTCTATTCGCCTCGATAGCAGCTTACGTTTATTGGCTGATGGCCGTACCAACAAGGTATCGAAGTTATTCGAAAAGCATTATAATCATCTCGGCGAGTTACAGACTGCCTATCAAACCTTCATTACCGCATTACAGGTTTACAATGATTACCTTGTAAACGGCTTTTATAACCACAAGAAGCAATTACTGAAAAATGATATTTCCTCTCTTCAACAAATTAATACTTCCTTATTGAATCAGGAGAAGATGACAAATGAGGATATACAATTGGCAGAGGAATCATTTAATATGAATAACTCTTTATTAAATGAGAAGGTATTATCCCGTGAAGACTTACGTCAGGCAAAAAGTAAACTGGTAAATAAAAGATTATTGCTCCCTCAGTTAAAAACCACTATGCTGGCCAATGAAATTCAGCAGCGGGAAAAGCAGAATGAAATAGATATGCTGGAACATGACCTGACACAACAAAACATTATATTTCAGCAATCATTACAGACATTTAGAAGCACAATTGAAGATTGGGAAATGAAGTATGTGATTAAATCTCCTATTGATGGCGTGCTTTCATTTGTAGTCCCTTTGCAGGATAAACAGTTTTTACAGGCAGGGAAACTATTGGGTTATGTCAATCCAACAGGTACACAATACTATGCACAATTAAACTTACCCCAAAATAACTTCGGTGAAATCGATACAGGTCTGCAGGTACAATTGAGGTTTTATGCCTATCCTTATCAGGAGTTTGGGTTTGTACCTGGCACGCTGAATTATGTTTCCAAAGTCGCTACAGATAGTGGTTTCATCGCCACCATTCGCCTGAATAACGGATTGGAAACCAATCATCATATCAGGATGCAATATAAAACCGGTCTGAAAGCCAAAGCAGTAGTCATTACCCGCAATATGCGTTTGCCACAGCGGTTGTATTTTAGTATTGCTAAAGCGATCAGACCGTAA
- a CDS encoding peptidase domain-containing ABC transporter — translation MKSFVFYKQLNAMDCGPTCLRMIARFYGRHYNADTLRQMTGFGRQGVTLFGISDAAEKIGFRTRGVQLTYERLQHVTLPCILHWDQNHYIVLLSVAKRIKIANPGRGIETLTQQEFLQHWISHKNGDGETTGIALLLEPSPAFYEHAGEEQKKFTWKALFPYLRQNRWQITQVMLTLLVGALLQLVFPFLTQSIVDTGITTQNMEFIVVILVAQLMLTFSKTVVDFIRSRLLLKVSNILNLSILSDFWIKLSRLPISYFDAHQTGDTLQRIGDHKQIQNFLTGQALNTLFSLINFFVYAFILATFSMLLFEVFLTGSVLYFLWISIFLPIRRKLNFETFQLSAKENNTTLQLVLGMHEIKLNNAEQQKRWGWENIQALIFKLNLKSLSYQQWQQTGAMFINQSKDILITFLVAKMVIEGNLTLGTMLAVQYIVGQLNSPLEQFISLVQNAQDAKMSLERLQEVHQLKDEEPVDSMFIANLPENKTIDIKDLSFAYPGPGNLPVLKDITLEIPEGRVTAIVGTSGSGKTTLLKLLLKFYHQFDGDIKIGDSNFKFISPGFWRSQCGAVLQDGFIFNDTIAGNIAVGEELMVYEKLVQCCKIANILSFIESLPNGFHTQLGAEGVGLSQGQKQRLLIARALYKDPKYLFFDEATNALDAHNEKIITASLDRFFRGRTVVVVAHRLSTVKNADKIIVLHEGRIVEEGSHEYLSAIKGRYYELVKNQLELGN, via the coding sequence TTGAAATCGTTCGTATTTTATAAGCAACTAAACGCAATGGATTGTGGCCCTACGTGTCTGCGCATGATAGCGAGGTTCTATGGCCGCCATTACAATGCGGATACGCTCAGGCAGATGACGGGCTTTGGCAGACAAGGCGTGACGCTCTTTGGAATCAGTGATGCAGCAGAGAAGATTGGGTTTCGAACCCGTGGCGTACAATTGACATATGAGCGTTTACAGCATGTCACCCTACCTTGTATATTGCACTGGGATCAGAACCACTACATTGTTTTATTAAGTGTGGCTAAGCGTATAAAAATAGCGAATCCTGGCCGTGGTATTGAAACGCTCACACAACAGGAATTTCTGCAACATTGGATCTCTCATAAAAATGGCGATGGAGAAACGACGGGGATCGCATTGCTATTAGAACCTTCTCCTGCGTTTTATGAACATGCGGGAGAAGAGCAGAAGAAGTTTACCTGGAAGGCGCTTTTTCCCTATTTACGTCAGAATCGCTGGCAGATCACGCAGGTGATGCTCACACTCTTGGTAGGTGCATTGCTACAACTGGTCTTCCCTTTTCTGACACAGAGCATTGTAGATACGGGTATTACCACACAGAACATGGAATTCATCGTGGTGATATTGGTAGCACAACTGATGTTGACCTTTAGCAAAACAGTAGTCGACTTTATTCGTAGCCGGTTGTTGTTGAAAGTATCTAACATCCTGAACCTGTCTATTCTCTCTGATTTTTGGATAAAATTAAGCCGGTTGCCCATTTCCTATTTTGATGCGCACCAGACGGGAGATACCTTGCAGCGAATTGGAGATCATAAACAGATACAAAATTTCCTCACCGGGCAGGCACTCAATACCTTGTTCTCGTTGATTAATTTCTTTGTATATGCATTCATCCTTGCTACATTCAGCATGTTGTTATTCGAAGTGTTTCTTACCGGCAGTGTATTGTATTTTCTCTGGATCAGTATCTTTCTGCCTATCCGCCGCAAACTCAACTTTGAAACTTTTCAGTTATCAGCAAAGGAAAACAATACGACACTTCAGTTGGTGCTGGGCATGCATGAGATTAAACTAAACAATGCAGAACAACAAAAGCGTTGGGGGTGGGAGAATATTCAGGCGCTCATATTCAAATTGAATCTCAAAAGCCTTAGTTATCAACAATGGCAACAGACAGGGGCCATGTTCATCAACCAATCCAAAGACATTTTGATCACCTTTTTAGTGGCAAAAATGGTCATCGAAGGCAATCTTACGTTGGGTACTATGCTGGCGGTACAGTACATAGTAGGTCAGCTCAATAGTCCGCTGGAACAATTCATTAGTCTTGTCCAAAACGCACAGGATGCCAAAATGAGCCTTGAAAGATTGCAGGAAGTGCACCAGCTGAAAGATGAGGAACCTGTTGACAGTATGTTTATTGCCAATCTTCCGGAAAACAAAACGATAGATATTAAGGATCTCTCCTTTGCCTACCCTGGACCGGGCAATCTCCCCGTCTTAAAAGATATCACATTAGAGATCCCTGAAGGCAGGGTCACTGCCATCGTAGGTACCAGTGGTAGTGGCAAAACGACTTTATTAAAACTATTGCTGAAATTCTATCATCAGTTCGATGGTGATATCAAAATTGGGGATAGCAACTTTAAATTCATCAGTCCTGGTTTCTGGCGAAGTCAATGTGGGGCGGTACTGCAAGACGGTTTCATTTTCAACGATACGATCGCTGGCAATATAGCAGTGGGAGAGGAGCTCATGGTCTACGAAAAACTGGTACAATGTTGTAAAATAGCCAACATCTTATCCTTCATAGAATCGCTCCCTAATGGTTTCCATACGCAACTAGGTGCGGAAGGCGTTGGACTGAGCCAGGGTCAAAAACAAAGATTACTGATAGCGAGAGCACTCTACAAAGATCCGAAATATCTTTTCTTCGACGAGGCTACCAATGCACTGGATGCGCATAATGAAAAGATTATCACAGCAAGTCTGGACAGGTTTTTTCGCGGGCGTACCGTAGTGGTCGTCGCTCACCGTTTAAGCACCGTGAAGAACGCAGATAAGATCATCGTACTACATGAAGGAAGAATAGTAGAAGAGGGTTCACATGAATACCTGTCTGCAATAAAAGGGAGATATTATGAGCTGGTAAAGAACCAGCTTGAACTTGGCAATTAA
- the gwsS gene encoding grasp-with-spasm system SPASM domain peptide maturase: MKIKLFECCMPVKGARRSVICDVQRNNYEFIPNSLYDFITRYDGHSVEEIKADFPVDAHETIDEYISFLINKEFAFFTKYPEYYPPISKQWEMPYEITNCIVDIDSTSGHDYEKIFSQLDELGCIAVEIRCFDTIPCAQLITILESVNNTMVRSIDLLLTYDEQYCNAATLQHIQDTYKRVVTIVLHSCPSDLDVSAFPPLVMGTDKVIPNSTCCGTINKLNFSCNQKKFLEALSFNSCLNRKISIDTNGDIKNCPSMQQSYGNIADTTLAQALADKTFKDIWSITKDQVTTCKSCEFRYICTDCRAYRQDEADIYSKPAKCGYDPFLAEWVGNYELSQTSISI; encoded by the coding sequence ATGAAGATTAAACTCTTTGAATGTTGTATGCCTGTAAAAGGGGCACGCCGTAGTGTGATATGCGATGTACAGCGCAATAATTATGAATTTATTCCCAACTCATTGTATGACTTCATTACCCGCTATGATGGTCATTCAGTAGAAGAGATCAAAGCAGACTTCCCCGTAGATGCACATGAGACCATTGATGAATACATCTCCTTTCTGATCAATAAGGAGTTTGCTTTCTTTACAAAGTATCCTGAATATTATCCACCTATCAGCAAGCAATGGGAGATGCCTTACGAGATCACCAATTGTATAGTTGATATCGACAGTACATCCGGGCATGATTACGAAAAGATTTTTTCTCAGCTCGATGAGCTGGGTTGTATAGCAGTAGAGATAAGATGCTTTGATACCATTCCTTGTGCGCAACTCATTACTATATTGGAAAGCGTGAATAACACAATGGTGAGATCCATCGACTTGTTATTAACCTACGATGAACAATATTGTAACGCCGCAACCCTGCAACATATACAAGACACCTACAAGCGTGTGGTCACCATAGTGCTGCATTCCTGTCCTTCGGATCTGGATGTTTCCGCATTCCCGCCATTGGTAATGGGTACGGACAAGGTTATTCCCAATAGTACCTGCTGTGGTACGATCAACAAACTCAACTTCTCCTGCAACCAGAAAAAATTCCTGGAAGCATTATCTTTTAATAGCTGTCTGAACAGGAAGATCTCCATTGATACAAATGGGGATATTAAAAACTGTCCTTCCATGCAGCAGTCATATGGAAATATCGCTGACACCACATTGGCACAGGCACTGGCTGACAAAACATTCAAAGATATCTGGTCTATTACAAAAGATCAGGTAACCACCTGCAAAAGCTGTGAGTTCCGATATATCTGTACAGATTGCAGGGCTTACAGGCAAGATGAGGCAGACATATATAGTAAGCCTGCAAAATGTGGATATGATCCATTCCTGGCAGAATGGGTGGGTAATTATGAGTTATCTCAAACAAGCATCAGCATTTGA
- the gwsG gene encoding grasp-with-spasm system ATP-grasp peptide maturase: MILVISHASFEFTTEIVMDWLFYLKANFIRINGNDLVENSLHRINIEIGNEHHPAEQPLITYNGRQLNLADINAIWYRRWSFHATFPKISPLEEKKFEEDINEFRTEEFKIISEIFFSQIKNKKIIGSPNHLKKNPSKYQQLLAAKKAGIDIPDTIITSSREELYNFYLSHHKRIIVKAMSEAGLFNFSGELLAGFTEIVSEEVINNLPDHFYPSSFQEMVEKDVELRVYYLEGKCYPMAIFSTLDKQTSIDFRKYNIQTPNRNVPFKIPDDLAARIVVLMNDLGLNTGSLDIILTTDGKFVFLEVNHGGQFGMVSEPCNYQLEKIVATSLIESDLIPLKN; encoded by the coding sequence ATGATATTGGTTATAAGCCATGCTAGTTTTGAGTTTACCACGGAAATTGTAATGGACTGGCTTTTCTATTTAAAAGCAAATTTCATCCGCATCAATGGGAATGACCTGGTAGAAAACAGCCTGCATCGCATAAATATTGAAATCGGGAATGAACATCATCCTGCTGAACAACCTTTAATCACTTATAACGGCAGACAGTTGAACCTCGCCGATATCAATGCAATTTGGTATCGGCGCTGGTCGTTTCATGCTACTTTTCCAAAGATTTCTCCACTTGAAGAAAAGAAGTTTGAAGAGGATATTAATGAATTCAGAACGGAAGAGTTTAAGATCATCAGCGAGATATTCTTCAGCCAGATTAAAAACAAGAAGATCATTGGTTCTCCCAACCACCTGAAAAAGAACCCATCTAAATATCAACAATTACTAGCTGCAAAGAAGGCAGGTATAGATATTCCTGATACTATTATTACCAGCTCAAGAGAGGAATTGTACAATTTTTACCTCAGCCATCATAAAAGAATAATTGTAAAAGCCATGAGCGAAGCCGGACTATTTAATTTTAGCGGAGAGCTGCTGGCCGGATTTACTGAAATAGTATCAGAAGAAGTCATCAACAATTTGCCTGATCATTTTTATCCTTCCTCTTTCCAGGAAATGGTGGAAAAGGATGTGGAATTACGCGTGTATTATCTCGAAGGTAAATGTTATCCCATGGCCATCTTTTCAACTTTGGATAAACAAACCAGTATTGATTTCCGTAAATACAACATCCAAACACCTAACCGCAATGTGCCGTTCAAAATCCCCGATGATCTCGCTGCCAGGATTGTTGTGCTGATGAATGACCTGGGTTTAAATACCGGTTCCCTGGATATCATCCTCACGACAGATGGCAAGTTTGTCTTCCTCGAAGTCAACCATGGCGGACAATTTGGAATGGTCTCTGAACCCTGCAATTACCAACTCGAGAAAATAGTTGCCACCAGTCTGATAGAAAGTGACCTGATTCCTTTAAAAAATTAA
- a CDS encoding DUF6624 domain-containing protein, whose protein sequence is MKAILLFTGMLMSQLLSGQRLILLDNDLQAQNLIKEGDAAYFRGDFKKSIQSYQQLAEIKHHDPEVLFNLAIGFMANGKTDSTFHLLFAIIDSGYRQADFIRYTAEFEKLHGSAKWKTLIKELDARFTDYCKTNSITNEKVAKQLDYLFYIDQKYQRIGTFKRRYAGAYPQYTDKAIDSLQDNTFRKNVDYLKQLFAKDGYLWKSDIGKEAAHISWIIAQHADFDTAFQKEYLRKMKVAVDMNEASAKDYAYLTDRVRKNTGEKQLYGTQMNYITTRDSTGKIKVESGIWPVEDEANLNQRRKEVGLVPIEEYLQMMKLLNNH, encoded by the coding sequence ATGAAGGCAATATTGCTTTTTACAGGCATGCTTATGTCACAGTTATTATCAGGACAGCGATTAATTTTATTGGATAATGATCTGCAGGCTCAAAACCTTATCAAAGAAGGGGATGCAGCCTATTTCAGGGGAGATTTTAAAAAGAGTATTCAATCCTATCAGCAACTCGCTGAGATAAAACATCATGATCCGGAAGTCCTCTTTAACCTGGCAATTGGTTTTATGGCGAATGGCAAGACGGACAGTACCTTCCATTTACTCTTTGCTATCATAGACTCCGGCTATAGACAGGCGGACTTTATCCGTTATACAGCAGAGTTTGAAAAACTCCATGGTAGCGCTAAATGGAAAACCTTAATAAAAGAACTTGACGCCCGATTCACGGATTATTGCAAAACAAATAGCATCACGAATGAAAAAGTAGCAAAGCAGTTGGACTACCTTTTTTATATCGACCAAAAGTACCAGCGTATAGGTACTTTCAAAAGAAGATATGCAGGTGCTTATCCACAGTATACTGATAAAGCAATAGACTCTTTACAGGATAATACCTTCCGGAAAAATGTGGATTACCTGAAGCAATTGTTTGCCAAAGACGGATATCTGTGGAAAAGCGATATCGGCAAAGAAGCCGCACACATCTCCTGGATCATAGCTCAACATGCTGACTTCGACACCGCATTTCAAAAAGAATACCTCCGGAAAATGAAGGTAGCCGTTGACATGAATGAAGCCAGTGCCAAAGACTATGCTTACCTCACAGATCGTGTAAGAAAGAACACTGGCGAAAAACAGTTGTACGGTACGCAAATGAATTATATCACCACGAGAGATAGTACCGGAAAAATAAAAGTAGAATCAGGAATATGGCCCGTCGAAGATGAAGCCAACCTGAACCAGCGCAGAAAAGAAGTAGGTCTGGTACCAATAGAAGAATACCTCCAAATGATGAAACTATTGAATAACCACTAA
- a CDS encoding dihydroxy-acid dehydratase: MNKRGNGVLIDHLTVSGETIFEKIEDAEIKDERIIHQIDHSYNQVGGLAILYGNLAEHGAVIKTAGITGARVYTRESGVF, translated from the coding sequence ATGAATAAAAGAGGCAATGGGGTGTTAATTGATCACCTGACGGTGAGTGGGGAGACGATCTTTGAAAAGATTGAGGATGCGGAGATTAAGGACGAGCGGATCATTCACCAGATTGATCATTCTTATAATCAGGTAGGTGGATTGGCGATTTTGTATGGGAACCTGGCGGAACATGGAGCGGTGATTAAGACGGCGGGTATTACGGGTGCCAGGGTGTATACGCGGGAAAGCGGTGTGTTTTGA
- a CDS encoding dihydroxy-acid dehydratase — protein MGKVKAGDVVVIRYEGQKGGPGMQEMLTPTSLIMGGDGIG, from the coding sequence ATGGGGAAAGTGAAGGCCGGAGATGTGGTGGTGATCAGGTATGAGGGGCAGAAAGGCGGGCCTGGGATGCAGGAGATGCTGACACCGACGAGTTTGATTATGGGGGGGGATGGGATTGGGTAG
- a CDS encoding dihydroxy-acid dehydratase — MGLGSSVALITDGRFSRATRGASIGHVSPEALKGGDRIVEMRFILIWIGILWR, encoded by the coding sequence ATGGGATTGGGTAGTTCTGTGGCGTTAATTACTGATGGAAGGTTTAGTAGGGCGACGAGGGGAGCGTCTATTGGACATGTGTCACCGGAGGCGCTGAAGGGGGGTGATAGGATTGTAGAGATGAGATTCATATTGATATGGATAGGCATACTTTGGAGGTGA
- a CDS encoding reverse transcriptase domain-containing protein: MRPVPTLFSPLLANLFLHYCFDKWMQLRYPEVRFERYADDIVLHFRTQKEALFILNRIQERFGTCKLKVHPEKTKVVYCRDKKRNKSDHPVVSFDFLGFTFKARQCRKKANNHIFYSFTPAISTRSKVKIGNAIKARNLRSRITDNFEIFAKELNPQIRGWITYYGKFRKSELRRVFHQLNKRLTNWIKDKYKLNIRRAVLRNKALAKANPKLFVHWEHGILP; encoded by the coding sequence GTGCGTCCTGTTCCTACTCTATTTAGTCCTTTACTTGCGAATTTGTTCCTACATTATTGTTTCGACAAATGGATGCAGTTACGTTACCCGGAAGTACGCTTTGAAAGGTACGCGGATGATATCGTGTTACATTTCCGTACACAGAAAGAGGCTTTATTTATCCTTAATCGTATTCAGGAGAGGTTTGGAACTTGTAAGTTGAAGGTTCATCCAGAAAAGACAAAAGTTGTTTATTGCAGAGATAAGAAACGTAACAAAAGTGATCATCCTGTTGTAAGCTTCGACTTTTTAGGATTTACATTTAAAGCAAGGCAATGTCGTAAGAAGGCAAACAACCATATATTTTATAGCTTCACACCGGCCATCAGCACAAGATCAAAAGTGAAGATAGGTAATGCTATAAAGGCACGAAACCTCCGCAGCAGAATCACCGACAATTTTGAAATATTTGCCAAAGAACTAAACCCACAAATCCGTGGCTGGATTACCTACTATGGGAAGTTCAGGAAATCAGAACTGAGGCGAGTGTTTCATCAGTTAAACAAACGGTTGACTAACTGGATTAAGGATAAGTACAAGCTTAATATCAGGCGTGCAGTGTTACGCAATAAAGCACTGGCGAAAGCCAATCCTAAACTCTTTGTACATTGGGAACATGGCATCTTACCATGA
- the ltrA gene encoding group II intron reverse transcriptase/maturase has product MSDIIKVQHSLARKAHSDTNHQFGHLYRIICNREWITEALEAVLQNKGAKTAGIDGVTKKTLQSDDAKRALVTELEMELREKKFNPKPVRRVYIPKGRDQKRPIGILIVKDRVVQMLIKMLLEPIWESLFMNCSNGFRPKRRTMDCIALLDSYINKRNKYYWIIEGDIRGAFDNIHHETLMSILSKRIGDQRILNLINQFLKAGVMENGLFHKSESGSPQGGICSPLLANIYLHEMDKYWWEHYGGLHRKAKEKRRTEKKGNCSLIKYADDWLLLTNGTKQEAYRLRNEFEKFLKEKLHLELSVEKTHITHVNKGFDFLGFNIRRHVRNNDKPKMFITPTKRSIEKLKMKVKEMTARKRFKDVPLLKFSALNALLRGWIAYYRHSNVKTIAKQLDLWVNRRLVSWLKKRHRLPVRRILKMYKKRQNGTRNNLGIQDGNRIKYLFKMFDQPLTKYKSRKPANLYLNKDAIIRTEAVTVREVSIPDKVWFGNADNESWRVIKAELKAARGARCEICGSLSNLDLHHIKAKKTGGKDTKENAQLLCESCHIKTPTYGRQKK; this is encoded by the coding sequence ATGTCCGATATTATCAAAGTTCAACATAGTCTCGCCAGAAAGGCGCATAGTGATACGAACCATCAGTTCGGTCATCTCTATCGTATTATTTGCAACAGAGAATGGATTACAGAGGCTCTTGAAGCTGTATTACAGAACAAAGGAGCCAAAACAGCCGGTATTGACGGCGTAACCAAAAAGACACTTCAATCGGATGACGCAAAAAGAGCGCTGGTAACAGAATTGGAAATGGAACTTCGGGAGAAGAAGTTTAATCCCAAACCAGTAAGAAGAGTATACATACCTAAAGGGAGAGATCAGAAACGGCCGATTGGGATACTTATTGTCAAGGATCGTGTAGTACAAATGCTTATCAAAATGTTGCTAGAGCCTATATGGGAGAGTTTATTTATGAACTGTTCCAACGGGTTCCGCCCAAAACGCAGGACAATGGATTGTATTGCGTTACTGGATAGCTATATCAATAAGCGAAATAAATACTATTGGATCATTGAAGGAGATATTAGGGGAGCATTTGATAATATTCATCATGAAACACTGATGAGTATTTTATCCAAAAGGATTGGTGATCAGAGAATCTTAAATCTGATTAATCAATTTCTGAAGGCAGGCGTCATGGAAAATGGATTATTCCATAAGAGCGAATCTGGCTCACCTCAGGGTGGTATTTGCTCGCCTTTACTGGCCAATATTTATCTGCATGAAATGGATAAATATTGGTGGGAACATTATGGCGGATTACATCGAAAGGCAAAAGAGAAAAGAAGAACAGAGAAGAAAGGGAATTGTTCATTGATAAAATATGCTGACGATTGGCTGTTATTAACCAATGGCACCAAACAGGAAGCATATAGATTGAGAAATGAATTTGAGAAGTTCCTGAAGGAGAAATTACATCTGGAATTATCAGTGGAAAAGACGCACATAACTCATGTGAATAAAGGATTTGATTTTCTGGGGTTTAATATTCGTCGGCATGTTAGAAATAATGACAAGCCCAAAATGTTTATTACGCCCACTAAAAGGTCAATAGAGAAGTTAAAGATGAAGGTTAAGGAAATGACAGCAAGGAAAAGATTTAAAGATGTTCCCCTTTTAAAGTTCTCTGCCCTGAATGCACTGCTCAGAGGTTGGATTGCTTATTATCGACATAGTAACGTCAAGACTATAGCCAAGCAACTTGACCTATGGGTAAATCGCCGTTTAGTGTCCTGGTTGAAAAAGCGTCATCGTTTACCTGTAAGAAGAATACTGAAAATGTATAAGAAACGGCAGAATGGTACCAGAAATAATTTAGGTATTCAAGACGGGAATAGGATAAAATATCTGTTCAAGATGTTTGACCAACCCCTTACGAAGTACAAATCACGTAAGCCGGCAAACCTTTATTTGAATAAGGATGCCATAATAAGAACGGAAGCAGTGACAGTACGAGAAGTATCAATACCAGATAAAGTATGGTTCGGAAATGCAGATAATGAATCATGGAGAGTGATCAAAGCTGAATTAAAAGCAGCAAGAGGTGCGCGTTGTGAAATATGTGGCAGCCTGAGTAATCTTGATTTGCATCATATAAAGGCGAAGAAAACAGGAGGCAAGGATACAAAAGAAAACGCGCAACTACTCTGTGAATCGTGTCATATTAAAACGCCCACGTACGGTAGACAAAAGAAATAA